The following are encoded together in the Citrobacter arsenatis genome:
- the urtC gene encoding urea ABC transporter permease subunit UrtC: MTMPMTLTLARKAPRATRVLGLGLLLALIILPFLALLPADHPLAISVWTLTLAGKILCYAIVAVALDLVWGYAGMLSLGHGIFFALGGYAMGMYLMRQASGEGLPAFMSFLSWTELPWFWWGTQHFIWAMLLVVLVPGLLALVFGWFAFRSKIKGVYFSIMTQALTFAGMLLFFRNETGFGGNNGFTGFSTILGFPVTATSTRIALFLATVLLLVLSIWLGLALARSKFGRILTAVRDAENRLMFCGYDPKGFKLLVWTLSAVLCGLAGALYVPQVGIINPSEMSPTNSIEAAIWVALGGRGTLIGPVFGAVLVNGAKSLFTVIMPEYWQLFLGLIFIGITLFLPRGVIGLFRKGDK; the protein is encoded by the coding sequence ATGACGATGCCAATGACATTAACGCTGGCGCGTAAAGCGCCACGTGCAACACGCGTGCTGGGGCTGGGCCTGCTGCTGGCGTTGATTATTCTGCCGTTTCTGGCGCTGTTACCTGCGGATCATCCTCTGGCCATCTCGGTGTGGACGCTGACGCTGGCCGGAAAAATTCTCTGCTATGCGATTGTGGCGGTGGCGCTGGATCTGGTGTGGGGCTATGCGGGAATGCTCTCGCTGGGCCACGGTATTTTCTTTGCGCTGGGGGGATATGCGATGGGAATGTACCTGATGCGCCAGGCCTCCGGCGAAGGGCTACCGGCTTTTATGTCGTTCCTGTCATGGACTGAGCTACCCTGGTTTTGGTGGGGGACACAACATTTCATCTGGGCGATGCTGCTGGTCGTTCTGGTGCCGGGCCTGCTGGCGTTGGTATTTGGTTGGTTTGCTTTTCGTTCCAAAATCAAAGGCGTCTATTTCTCCATCATGACCCAGGCCCTGACTTTTGCCGGTATGTTGCTGTTTTTTCGCAACGAAACGGGCTTTGGGGGAAATAACGGTTTTACCGGCTTTAGCACTATTCTGGGTTTCCCGGTGACCGCGACCTCAACCCGTATCGCACTGTTTTTGGCAACGGTCTTGCTGCTGGTTCTGTCCATATGGTTGGGGCTGGCGCTGGCCCGCAGTAAGTTTGGTCGTATTCTGACTGCCGTGCGCGATGCCGAGAACCGGCTGATGTTCTGTGGTTACGATCCAAAAGGTTTCAAGCTGCTGGTGTGGACGCTTTCCGCCGTGCTGTGCGGTCTGGCTGGGGCGCTGTATGTGCCACAGGTGGGGATCATTAACCCCAGCGAAATGTCGCCGACTAACTCGATTGAAGCGGCGATTTGGGTTGCCCTCGGCGGGCGTGGAACCCTTATCGGCCCGGTATTTGGCGCCGTACTGGTGAATGGCGCTAAAAGCCTGTTTACCGTCATTATGCCGGAATACTGGCAGCTGTTTCTTGGCCTGATCTTTATTGGCATTACGCTGTTTTTACCTCGCGGCGTGATTGGCCTGTTTCGCAAGGGAGACAAATAA
- the urtD gene encoding urea ABC transporter ATP-binding protein UrtD, translating into MQPDEGLFTRQMPGDRFRNQTDPVLQLENINVNFDGFQALTDLTLNIGVGELRCIIGPNGAGKTTLMDVITGKTRPQSGRAIYDQSTDLTTLDPIAIARQGIGRKFQKPTVFEALTVEENLELALKSDKSVWGTLRARLTGEQRDRIDEILALLRLSNERGRRAGLLSHGQKQFLEIGMLLVQEPHLLLLDEPAAGMTDAETEYTAELFRQLAGKHSLMVVEHDMGFVETIADRVTVLHQGRVLAQGSLREVQANEQVIEVYLGR; encoded by the coding sequence ATGCAGCCAGATGAAGGTCTATTTACCCGCCAGATGCCTGGCGATCGGTTTCGCAACCAAACGGACCCTGTGCTCCAGTTGGAAAACATTAACGTTAATTTCGATGGATTCCAGGCGTTAACGGACCTCACGCTCAATATTGGCGTTGGGGAATTGCGTTGCATCATTGGTCCCAACGGCGCCGGAAAAACGACGCTAATGGATGTCATTACTGGCAAAACGAGGCCGCAAAGTGGTCGTGCGATATACGATCAGTCGACCGATTTAACCACGCTTGATCCCATCGCCATTGCGCGTCAGGGGATTGGACGCAAATTTCAAAAGCCCACGGTATTTGAAGCGTTAACGGTAGAGGAGAACCTGGAGCTGGCGCTGAAAAGCGATAAATCCGTCTGGGGCACTTTACGGGCGCGCCTCACGGGCGAACAGCGGGATCGCATTGATGAAATACTGGCGCTGTTGCGGCTGAGCAACGAACGGGGCCGCCGCGCCGGGCTGCTTTCGCACGGGCAAAAGCAGTTTCTCGAGATTGGCATGCTGCTGGTCCAGGAGCCGCATTTACTGCTGCTGGATGAGCCTGCGGCGGGCATGACGGACGCGGAGACGGAATACACTGCGGAGCTGTTTCGCCAGCTTGCGGGTAAGCACTCTCTGATGGTTGTTGAGCACGATATGGGATTTGTCGAAACCATCGCCGATCGCGTCACGGTATTACATCAGGGACGTGTCCTGGCTCAGGGGAGTCTGCGCGAAGTGCAGGCCAATGAGCAGGTTATTGAAGTTTATCTCGGGCGTTAA
- the urtE gene encoding urea ABC transporter ATP-binding subunit UrtE: MLQVKELNQYYGGSHILRGVSFEARIGEVTCLLGRNGVGKTTLLKCLMGLIPARSGSMLWQEKNVTQWKPHQRVRAGVAYVPQGRDIFPRLTVEENLLLGLSRFSAQEARCVPDEIYALFPVLQEMKHRRGGDLSGGQQQQLAIGRALASRPQLLILDEPTEGIQPSVIKEIGQVISQLAHRGDMAILLVEQFYDFAQQLADKYLLMSRGSIIQSGDGKNMEAEGVRGLVAI, translated from the coding sequence ATGCTGCAGGTGAAAGAACTGAATCAATATTATGGGGGCAGCCATATTCTGCGGGGCGTGAGCTTTGAGGCACGTATAGGCGAAGTGACATGTCTGCTGGGGCGTAACGGCGTGGGGAAAACGACGCTTCTGAAGTGTCTGATGGGGCTAATTCCTGCCCGCAGTGGAAGCATGCTCTGGCAGGAGAAAAATGTCACTCAGTGGAAACCACATCAGCGGGTCAGGGCCGGTGTGGCATATGTCCCACAGGGGCGAGATATTTTTCCGCGTTTGACGGTAGAAGAGAATTTGCTGCTCGGCCTTTCCCGTTTTTCTGCACAGGAGGCGCGATGCGTTCCGGATGAGATTTACGCGCTCTTTCCAGTTTTACAGGAGATGAAGCATCGGCGCGGCGGAGATTTGTCCGGCGGGCAACAGCAGCAACTGGCGATTGGACGTGCGCTGGCAAGTCGCCCGCAGTTGTTGATCCTCGATGAACCTACTGAGGGGATCCAGCCATCGGTGATCAAAGAGATTGGTCAGGTGATTTCTCAACTGGCGCACCGGGGGGACATGGCTATTTTGCTGGTGGAGCAGTTCTATGATTTTGCACAGCAGTTAGCCGACAAATACCTGCTGATGTCGCGGGGCAGCATTATTCAAAGCGGCGACGGTAAAAATATGGAGGCCGAGGGCGTTCGAGGGCTGGTTGCTATCTGA
- the ydeE gene encoding efflux MFS transporter YdeE, translating into MNISLRRSTLALLASSLLLTIGRGATLPFMTIYLSRQYNLSVDLIGYAMTVALTIGVVFSLGFGILADKFDKKRYMLLAICGFASGFIAIPLVHNVVVVVLLFALINCAYSVFATVLKAWFADNLSATNKTKIFSLNYTVLNIGWTVGPPLGTLLVMQSINLPFWLAAACSALPLVFIQTWVKRSPAASEGLNAAVWSPSVLLRDRALCWFTLSAFLASFVSGAFASCISQYVMVVADGDFAEKVVAVVLPVNAAIVVSLQYALGRRLTTTNIRPLMTVATLFFVVGLVGFTFSGNSLLLWGISAAFFTIGEVIYAPGEYMLIDNIAPAGMKASYFSAQSLGWLGAAVNPLVSGVILTTLPPWSLFVALMVAIVLAWALMIKGMRAKPWGQTAVC; encoded by the coding sequence ATGAATATCTCTCTGAGAAGGTCCACTCTCGCGTTACTCGCGTCATCATTGTTATTAACGATTGGACGTGGCGCCACGCTGCCATTTATGACGATCTACCTCAGCCGGCAGTACAACCTGAGCGTCGATCTGATCGGTTATGCGATGACGGTCGCGCTGACCATTGGCGTGGTGTTCAGCCTTGGTTTTGGTATTCTGGCCGACAAGTTCGATAAAAAACGCTATATGCTGCTGGCAATCTGCGGCTTTGCCTCCGGCTTTATTGCTATTCCACTGGTACATAACGTCGTGGTGGTCGTTCTGCTTTTCGCTCTGATCAACTGCGCTTACTCCGTCTTCGCCACAGTGCTGAAGGCCTGGTTTGCCGATAACCTCTCGGCGACCAACAAAACGAAAATTTTCTCGCTCAACTATACCGTGCTGAACATCGGCTGGACCGTTGGCCCACCGCTGGGCACGCTGTTGGTGATGCAAAGCATCAACCTGCCGTTCTGGCTCGCCGCTGCTTGTTCAGCTCTACCGCTGGTGTTTATCCAGACCTGGGTAAAACGTTCACCGGCAGCATCAGAAGGTTTAAACGCCGCGGTTTGGTCCCCGTCGGTACTGCTGCGCGACAGAGCACTATGCTGGTTTACGCTATCAGCGTTCCTGGCGTCATTCGTTAGCGGCGCCTTCGCGTCCTGTATTTCACAATACGTCATGGTGGTTGCTGACGGCGATTTTGCCGAAAAGGTGGTGGCCGTTGTTCTGCCCGTCAACGCCGCCATTGTGGTATCACTGCAATATGCCCTTGGACGCAGGCTCACCACCACGAATATCCGCCCGTTAATGACAGTGGCTACGCTTTTCTTTGTGGTCGGTCTGGTTGGCTTCACCTTCTCAGGCAACAGCCTGTTGTTATGGGGGATTTCTGCCGCCTTTTTCACTATCGGCGAGGTCATTTACGCGCCAGGGGAATACATGCTCATCGACAACATCGCGCCAGCAGGAATGAAGGCCAGCTATTTTTCCGCCCAGTCTTTGGGCTGGCTTGGCGCTGCGGTAAACCCACTCGTCAGCGGTGTCATTTTAACCACATTGCCGCCGTGGTCGCTGTTTGTGGCGCTGATGGTGGCAATCGTGCTTGCCTGGGCGCTAATGATAAAAGGCATGCGCGCCAAACCCTGGGGCCAGACGGCGGTTTGCTGA
- the eamA gene encoding O-acetylserine/cysteine exporter, whose product MSRKDGLLALLVVVVWGLNFVVIKVGLHNMPPLMLAGLRFLLVAFPAIFFVARPKIPLSLLLGYGLTISFGQFAFLFSAIKFGMPAGLASLVLQAQAFFTIVLGAFAFGERLQGKQLVGIALAVFGVLVLIEASLNGQHVGMLGFMLTLAAALSWACGNIFNKKIMQHTSRPAVMSLVVWSALIPVVPFFLASLLLDGPTQITQSLVAIDMTTILSLVYLAFVATIVGYGIWGSLLGRYETWRVAPLSLLVPVVGLASAAVLLDETLTGLQLLGALLIMAGLYINVFGFRLRKIAQARG is encoded by the coding sequence ATGTCGCGTAAAGACGGGTTATTAGCGTTACTGGTCGTTGTTGTTTGGGGGCTGAACTTTGTCGTCATTAAAGTGGGGCTGCACAATATGCCGCCCTTAATGCTGGCGGGGCTGCGATTTTTACTGGTGGCGTTCCCGGCGATATTCTTTGTTGCCCGTCCGAAAATACCGCTCTCGCTGCTACTCGGCTACGGGCTGACCATCAGTTTTGGGCAGTTCGCATTTCTCTTTAGCGCCATCAAATTCGGTATGCCAGCCGGATTAGCTTCTCTGGTATTACAGGCTCAGGCGTTTTTCACCATCGTTCTGGGGGCATTTGCTTTTGGTGAGCGTCTGCAGGGGAAACAACTGGTCGGGATTGCGCTGGCGGTATTTGGTGTGCTGGTGCTGATTGAGGCCAGTCTGAACGGCCAGCATGTTGGCATGCTCGGTTTTATGCTGACGCTGGCGGCGGCGCTAAGCTGGGCCTGCGGTAATATCTTTAACAAAAAAATCATGCAGCATACGTCACGCCCGGCAGTGATGTCGTTGGTGGTATGGAGCGCGTTGATTCCCGTTGTGCCATTCTTCCTGGCCTCATTACTTCTCGATGGCCCAACGCAAATTACCCAAAGTCTGGTGGCGATCGATATGACTACCATTCTGTCACTGGTATATCTGGCGTTTGTGGCGACCATTGTGGGTTACGGTATCTGGGGGTCGTTACTCGGGCGTTATGAGACCTGGCGTGTCGCGCCGCTCTCTCTGTTGGTACCGGTGGTTGGACTGGCGAGCGCGGCCGTACTGCTGGATGAAACGCTGACCGGATTGCAACTGCTTGGTGCGCTGCTGATCATGGCTGGACTGTATATCAATGTGTTTGGTTTTCGGTTGCGTAAGATTGCGCAGGCGAGAGGGTAA
- the marB gene encoding multiple antibiotic resistance protein MarB yields the protein MKLLSYAMLALLFVVSGQSMAEQTAQPATQNSRDAMIMPPAHDQSPFDFNHMGAGSDKSDELGVPYYNMRNL from the coding sequence ATGAAACTTCTGTCTTATGCAATGCTGGCCCTGCTGTTTGTTGTTTCGGGTCAGAGCATGGCGGAACAGACCGCGCAACCTGCCACCCAGAACAGTCGCGACGCGATGATTATGCCGCCAGCGCACGATCAATCCCCGTTCGATTTTAATCATATGGGTGCAGGCAGCGACAAATCCGACGAATTAGGTGTGCCTTATTACAATATGCGCAACCTGTAA
- the marA gene encoding MDR efflux pump AcrAB transcriptional activator MarA: MSRRNTDTITIHSILDWIENNLESPLSLEKVSERSGYSKWHLQRMFKKETGHSLGQYIRSRKMTEIAQKLKESNEPILYLAERYGFESQQTLTRTFKNYFDVPPHKYRMTNMHGESRYLLPLNQCNC, encoded by the coding sequence ATGTCCAGACGCAATACTGACACAATCACTATTCATAGCATTTTGGACTGGATCGAAAATAACCTTGAATCGCCGCTCTCGCTGGAAAAAGTGTCAGAGCGTTCAGGGTACTCCAAATGGCACCTGCAACGGATGTTTAAAAAAGAAACCGGCCATTCACTGGGTCAATACATTCGCAGCCGTAAAATGACTGAAATAGCGCAAAAATTAAAAGAAAGTAACGAACCGATCCTTTATCTGGCGGAACGTTACGGCTTTGAGTCTCAGCAAACGCTGACCCGAACATTCAAAAACTATTTTGATGTTCCGCCGCATAAATACCGTATGACGAATATGCACGGCGAATCGCGCTATTTGCTTCCACTCAATCAATGTAATTGCTAA
- the marR gene encoding multiple antibiotic resistance transcriptional regulator MarR has protein sequence MKSTSDLFNEIIPLGRLIYMVNQKKDRLLNDYLSPLDITASQFKVLCSIRCAVCITPVELKKVLSVDLGALTRMLDRLACKGWIERLPNPHDKRGVLVKLTEHGAAICEQCHQLVGQDLHQELTKNLTADEVTTLEHLLKKILP, from the coding sequence GTGAAAAGCACCAGTGATCTGTTTAACGAAATCATCCCACTGGGTCGTTTGATCTACATGGTTAATCAGAAAAAAGATCGTTTGCTAAACGACTATTTGTCACCGCTGGATATCACGGCATCGCAGTTCAAAGTGCTTTGCTCGATCCGTTGCGCGGTGTGCATCACCCCTGTCGAATTGAAAAAAGTGCTGTCTGTCGATCTCGGCGCCCTGACGCGGATGCTGGACAGGCTGGCCTGTAAAGGCTGGATAGAAAGGCTTCCGAATCCACATGACAAGCGAGGCGTGCTGGTGAAACTCACCGAGCATGGCGCAGCAATTTGCGAGCAGTGTCATCAATTAGTAGGGCAAGACCTGCACCAGGAACTAACAAAAAACTTAACGGCGGATGAAGTCACCACGCTTGAGCATTTGCTTAAGAAAATCCTGCCGTAA
- a CDS encoding MarC family NAAT transporter → MMDLFKAIGLGLVVLLPLANPLTTVALFLGLAGNMNSAERNRQSLMASVYVFAIMMVAYYAGQLVMNTFGISIPGLRIAGGLIVAFIGFRMLFPQQKAHDSPEARSKSEELEDEPTANIAFVPLAMPSTAGPGTIAMIISSASTVRHGSEFPDWVIMVAPPIIFAAVGVILWGCLRSSGGIMRLVGKGGIEAISRLMGFLLVCMGVQFIINGVLEIIKTYA, encoded by the coding sequence ATGATGGACTTGTTTAAAGCAATAGGGCTGGGGCTGGTAGTCCTGTTACCGTTGGCAAACCCGTTAACCACCGTGGCATTGTTCCTTGGCCTTGCCGGCAACATGAACAGCGCAGAGCGTAACCGTCAGTCACTCATGGCGTCCGTTTACGTGTTCGCCATCATGATGGTGGCGTACTATGCCGGACAACTGGTGATGAATACCTTCGGGATTTCGATTCCCGGGTTACGTATTGCGGGGGGGTTAATCGTTGCGTTTATCGGCTTTCGCATGTTGTTTCCACAGCAGAAGGCGCATGATTCTCCGGAAGCGAGAAGCAAATCAGAAGAACTGGAAGACGAACCTACTGCCAATATTGCATTTGTTCCGCTAGCCATGCCAAGTACTGCGGGCCCAGGGACGATTGCAATGATCATCAGTTCGGCGTCAACTGTGCGTCATGGTTCCGAGTTTCCGGACTGGGTGATTATGGTCGCGCCGCCGATTATTTTTGCGGCAGTCGGGGTGATCCTGTGGGGCTGTTTGCGCAGTTCCGGCGGGATTATGCGCCTGGTTGGCAAAGGCGGTATTGAGGCGATTTCCCGTCTGATGGGCTTCCTGCTGGTATGTATGGGCGTGCAGTTTATTATTAATGGCGTGCTGGAAATCATTAAAACTTACGCTTAA
- a CDS encoding sugar transporter codes for MTTDTVSRKVAWLRVVTLAIAGFIFNTTEFVPVGLLSDIAQSFNMQTAQVGIMLTIYAWVVALMSLPFMLLTSQVERRKLLICLFVVFIASHVLSFLAWNFTVLVVSRIGIAFAHAIFWSITASLAIRLAPAGKRAQALSLIATGTALAMVLGLPIGRIVGQYFGWRTTFFAIGMGALVTLLCLIKLLPKLPSEHSGSLKSLPVLFRRPALMSLYLLTVIVVTAHYTAYSYIEPFVQTVAGLSANFATVLLLVLGGAGIVGSVIFGKLGNQHASILISSAIALLTVCLVLLLPAANSEMHLAVLSIFWGIAIMLIGLGMQVKVLALAPDATDVAMALFSGIFNIGIGAGALVGNQVSLHWSMSTIGYVGAVPAVVALIWSVIIFRKWPVSLEEQPQHS; via the coding sequence ATGACAACAGACACTGTTTCCCGCAAGGTCGCGTGGCTACGGGTAGTTACGCTTGCCATTGCCGGTTTTATTTTCAATACCACCGAGTTTGTTCCTGTCGGTTTACTGTCCGACATCGCACAAAGTTTTAATATGCAGACCGCGCAGGTCGGGATCATGCTGACGATCTACGCCTGGGTTGTAGCCCTGATGTCGCTGCCTTTTATGCTGCTGACCAGCCAGGTAGAACGTCGCAAACTGCTGATCTGTCTGTTTGTGGTGTTTATTGCCAGCCACGTGCTCTCTTTCCTGGCATGGAATTTTACCGTACTGGTGGTTAGCCGTATTGGTATTGCTTTTGCGCACGCTATTTTCTGGTCGATCACCGCCTCGCTGGCGATCCGCCTGGCTCCGGCCGGGAAACGCGCGCAGGCCCTAAGCCTGATCGCGACCGGCACCGCGCTGGCGATGGTGCTGGGTTTGCCTATCGGGCGCATCGTTGGCCAGTATTTTGGCTGGCGCACCACTTTCTTCGCCATCGGTATGGGGGCGTTGGTCACCCTACTTTGTCTGATTAAGCTGCTGCCCAAATTACCCAGCGAGCATTCTGGTTCATTAAAAAGCCTGCCGGTGTTATTCCGCCGCCCGGCGTTAATGAGCCTGTATCTGCTAACGGTGATTGTGGTCACCGCGCATTATACGGCTTACAGCTACATTGAACCGTTCGTGCAGACCGTCGCCGGACTGAGCGCAAACTTTGCAACCGTGCTGCTGCTGGTTCTGGGTGGAGCGGGAATTGTCGGTAGCGTCATTTTTGGCAAGCTGGGTAATCAACATGCATCCATACTGATCAGCAGCGCTATTGCCCTGCTGACGGTGTGCCTGGTTCTGTTACTGCCCGCCGCGAACAGCGAAATGCATCTGGCCGTCCTGAGTATATTCTGGGGCATCGCCATTATGTTGATAGGCCTGGGGATGCAGGTCAAAGTGCTGGCGCTGGCCCCGGATGCCACCGACGTCGCGATGGCCCTTTTCTCAGGTATCTTTAATATCGGTATAGGCGCTGGCGCACTGGTGGGAAATCAGGTGAGTCTGCACTGGTCAATGTCTACGATTGGTTATGTCGGCGCAGTACCTGCCGTTGTCGCGTTGATCTGGTCGGTAATTATCTTCCGTAAATGGCCGGTATCACTGGAAGAGCAGCCTCAGCATTCATAA
- a CDS encoding MFS transporter, whose translation MNNFAEKSRIRWWIAGLMWLAIAINYIDRTVLSAAAPHLIDELKLDPEMMGFIMAAFFWSYSLLQIPAGWFADRFGQKKGLGIAVAWWSIATSMMGLATGFKSLLALRLALGVGEAAAYPSNAGIAARWFPDRERATVSGLFDSASKFGGAVAMPLIVWMIYQFDWRLTFLIIGSVGILWVIAWYFIYTENPEDHKKISQAEVKHIREGQKQKHGDKSVLPMRWYKLLRYRNIWAMCIGFFTINYTSYFFITWLPTYLVKDKGMDFIKMGMVAALPLLCGMVIEVFAGWASDRMVHKRILSLTATRKLFLTIGLLMALCIGFAPFTDSVFMTVFLLCVAKSGTTVAASQVWALPGDVAPKNSVSIVAGLQNTVSNMGGAVGPIITGAIVAATGSFTWALVFSAALVVLGILNYLFLMGKVEPIVDSEYDALCMNQAQQH comes from the coding sequence ATGAATAACTTTGCTGAAAAATCCCGAATTCGCTGGTGGATTGCGGGATTAATGTGGCTTGCTATTGCAATTAACTATATTGACCGAACGGTATTATCAGCTGCTGCTCCTCATCTTATTGATGAGCTTAAACTCGATCCCGAAATGATGGGGTTTATAATGGCAGCATTCTTTTGGTCATACTCCTTATTGCAAATACCTGCAGGTTGGTTCGCCGATCGCTTCGGCCAGAAAAAAGGTCTAGGCATTGCCGTAGCGTGGTGGTCAATCGCCACATCAATGATGGGGCTGGCCACTGGTTTTAAGTCGTTGCTGGCACTCAGACTGGCTTTAGGCGTAGGTGAAGCCGCTGCCTATCCAAGCAATGCGGGGATCGCCGCACGATGGTTCCCTGACAGAGAACGAGCTACTGTTTCTGGATTGTTTGACAGCGCCTCAAAATTCGGCGGAGCCGTCGCCATGCCGCTGATTGTCTGGATGATTTATCAATTCGACTGGCGACTAACGTTTCTTATTATTGGTAGCGTGGGAATTTTATGGGTCATTGCGTGGTATTTTATTTATACCGAAAACCCGGAAGATCACAAAAAAATCAGTCAAGCGGAAGTGAAACATATTCGCGAGGGGCAAAAACAAAAACATGGTGATAAATCTGTATTACCCATGCGATGGTATAAGTTGCTACGCTATCGCAATATCTGGGCAATGTGTATCGGTTTTTTCACCATCAATTACACCTCGTATTTCTTTATTACCTGGTTGCCGACCTATCTGGTAAAAGACAAAGGCATGGATTTTATCAAAATGGGTATGGTCGCGGCCCTTCCATTACTTTGCGGAATGGTGATTGAAGTTTTCGCAGGTTGGGCGTCGGATCGCATGGTACATAAACGGATATTATCGCTCACCGCTACAAGAAAATTATTCCTGACCATTGGTTTATTGATGGCTTTATGTATTGGTTTTGCCCCCTTTACTGACTCCGTTTTTATGACTGTCTTTTTACTGTGTGTGGCTAAATCAGGAACTACCGTCGCTGCCTCACAGGTCTGGGCATTACCAGGCGATGTTGCCCCCAAAAACAGCGTGTCAATTGTTGCCGGGTTACAGAATACCGTCTCAAACATGGGCGGCGCAGTCGGCCCGATTATTACTGGTGCAATCGTAGCCGCCACGGGATCATTTACGTGGGCCTTGGTGTTTTCTGCGGCACTCGTCGTACTAGGTATCTTGAATTACCTGTTTTTAATGGGCAAAGTAGAACCCATCGTTGACAGCGAGTATGACGCGTTGTGCATGAATCAGGCACAACAGCATTAA
- a CDS encoding phosphoglycerate dehydrogenase: MNIICTSPSFAKYDRQPIKQLQDVGLKLIMLPADIGLKELEPYLADTVAMIVAFTEVNAELLAAAPQLKIVCKHGVGVDNIDLGVTREKGIYVTNVPDANKHAVADFAFSLILNCARQLPSAIEQTRTGNWPRIFASDVYGKTIGIIGLGNIGKQVALRARGFNMRVLAHDAWQDKSFAKANCIEYVSIDTLTENSDFITLHTPLTPETKNLFDFARMQKMKKSSYLINVSRGGVVNEDDLFQALTQGVIKGAAADVFIQEPCNAHPLFALENFIPTAHIAGYTEGAVSNIGEQCVHNIIACVIHKQKPQNIMNSL; this comes from the coding sequence ATGAACATCATCTGTACTTCACCATCATTTGCCAAATACGATCGGCAACCAATCAAGCAACTGCAGGATGTGGGACTTAAATTAATTATGCTCCCCGCGGATATAGGACTAAAAGAACTCGAACCATATCTTGCGGACACAGTGGCGATGATCGTTGCCTTCACAGAGGTTAATGCTGAATTGCTGGCAGCCGCCCCTCAACTGAAAATCGTCTGTAAGCATGGCGTAGGGGTCGACAACATCGATCTGGGTGTTACCAGGGAGAAAGGCATTTACGTTACCAATGTGCCAGATGCCAATAAACATGCAGTGGCCGATTTTGCTTTTTCATTAATCCTCAATTGTGCGCGTCAATTGCCCAGTGCAATTGAGCAAACTCGCACCGGAAACTGGCCACGTATTTTCGCCTCTGATGTCTATGGCAAGACCATCGGTATTATTGGGTTGGGAAATATAGGTAAACAGGTCGCACTGCGCGCTCGCGGTTTCAACATGCGCGTACTGGCTCATGATGCCTGGCAGGATAAGTCGTTCGCCAAAGCAAATTGTATTGAGTATGTCTCGATAGATACTTTAACAGAAAACAGTGATTTTATTACCCTCCATACCCCACTAACCCCTGAAACAAAAAATCTCTTTGATTTTGCACGCATGCAGAAAATGAAGAAAAGCAGCTATTTGATCAATGTTTCACGTGGTGGGGTCGTTAATGAAGATGATCTGTTCCAGGCGCTGACTCAGGGCGTTATTAAAGGTGCAGCCGCCGATGTCTTTATACAGGAGCCCTGCAATGCGCATCCTTTGTTTGCCCTGGAAAATTTTATTCCGACAGCACACATCGCAGGATATACCGAAGGTGCGGTAAGCAATATTGGAGAGCAATGTGTACACAATATTATAGCGTGCGTCATACATAAGCAGAAGCCGCAAAACATTATGAACTCACTCTAA